A segment of the Anopheles cruzii chromosome 2, idAnoCruzAS_RS32_06, whole genome shotgun sequence genome:
CACCAAGCGGCGCCTTTCGCTACAGAACTACCAGTCGTTGATAAGGGAAAAGCAGAAACAGTTCCGAATGATGAAGCAACACTGCTCGCAACCATCGATGAGCATTCAGCGTTCGATCGATGAACCGTTGCCACCGTCGGCGCTTTCGTACGGATTGGGCCGGAAGGATGACTCCAGAACGGGCTCGGCGGCACCGCTTCTCCGGCGACAATCGGTACCAACGTTAATGCGCACGCAACCCTCCGCCACGAGCTGGAACGGACCTTCACCGCTCGCTACCGGTGCATCGTTCGGACGCCGAACATCGGTGGACTCGTTCTGGGATGTGGACAGTTCCGGCCCACCGTCCCTGGGATCATCGCCGGAGGTGAGACGACGCGTCCGGATGCTACACCGTCATTAGGAGGTCCATTTTTGAAATGGATACAGTTTGCGTGTGGCACTGACAACATATGGATTGCCGCTTCTCTTCGATTTACCGATTTAAGGATATTCTATTTTCAGCAGAATACGTAAAAATATCTGAACGCAATGCGTTCCCCTGTGTGGCGTACGAATAATGTTCGAACTATTTGATGTGATCTCTTTTAGGATAAGGACAAAGAAATATGAACTGATGAAGTACCCTCCAGCCTATGAAAGGGGATATTTAGTAGCATAACGAGCCGCTTTTGGAGTCTAAATTGCTGGTACAATCGTGTCCATTTTGTATACGCAAAATTCTAGCTCATTATCTCCTAAACATATCTCACGACTCTTCGAAAAGTAGAAACAAATGTGAATCTATAGTTGTAGTCAACTGGATGTGCTGGTAAgcatttgtttaaattatcGCTGCTAGAAGTAAATCGAattttttaaagcaaattttaCACAGCCATAAAAAGAATAGGTGTTATGAACTAAAGGAATGAAAAGAAACAGTTGTTATGAAGTGTACCgcaaaactacaaaatggGCTAGTTTTATGACGAATCAGATGAAGGCACGCCTTTACCGGACAAATGTAAGCGAAAGTTACTAATGTATTTTAATTATCTACCTTTAATAATTCCATCGACATAGTGTATTTACTAGTCTCCACacgattaaatttaaaaccatcAAAAAATTAGTGTAGTAGAAAATGAAAACCTCTAAATGTGAATAGAAGGAATAAACCTTCGGTGCCACGTGGGAACATTAACTAAACACATTCCTTATCACCGCCCCCATCACTGTCTGGAGAATCGTTCATGGTTTTAATAATCGATAAAACAACTGTTTGTGTTTATCTTTCTCCCAGCGACCTTCGGCAATCATGGGAACCGTTCAGCTGGGCCGGATGAGTGAATTGATTTGGGAACGATCGATACTGTACTTTGCTACATTCGTCGCTatagctctctctcttcaaGAATGTCGCTAACGAGTTGTACTTTTAGGTCAAGTCATATTTATTGATTATCGTTAAAATTATCTTACAACTTATACAACTGTGCGGTCTTAACGGTGCAACTATTTCAAATCTTAAAGCACACGAAAACCGGCTGTTACGACCGgcaacgaaatgaaaaaagttCGATTTGTgcaaatgtttgttgtttcgaaaAATACTTTTCAGCAGGGTGGACACTGGACAGGAGCAGTGCTTCAGGGAAAAGGCTTATAGTTGTAGAGGATTCCTAAAAAGCCCCTCTTAAAAGTAAGGCGGCCAAAAAAGTTTGTTCGTCGTTGCCGGCGATACCCACATGCAGGGTGTCCTTGAGTATTCACTGTGGCCCTGGTTACACCTGACCGTGGTCTATAATAAACTGAATGATGAATGTCTGAAACATTTGCCACCACAGACCGCACACGTTTTGTTctcgcttttttgtgttccatcctCAGTCCGGTACCTTCCACTGCAACTTTTTGCCAGTTTCGTACAGCGTGGACAGGGCGTGCGAAAATTCATCCTTCTCCTGGAGCCGCAGATAGTGCTTGTAGAGCTGCAGTGCCGTCCGCGCGTCCTCGATCGAATCGTGCGTTTCCGACTGTATCTTAATGCCCAGGAACTGCCAGGCGAGAAAACGCAGCGAAACCATCCGGTGGTGCGGCAGATGAAAGAGATGCACCGTGTCGACGATCTGCTCCGGCGGcacgatgatgttgatgacCCGGAAATCGTTCTTCAGTCCGTGGCCCACAAACACGACGCCACTGTCGACGAGATAGCGCAGCTTTTGGTACGAGTTTTTCAGTGTCGTCAGCCGCTTGTTGCTAAAGTTGGCATCCAGATCGCCCGGTTTGATGCCGGAGAACTTTGTCAGATAGTCGACCACTTGCTCCTGCGTCGAGATGTAGTCGTCCATGAAGGGGACGCCCTCTTCGTCACCCTGCCCACGGATGCACGTGATGCGGGCCACACTCATGTGGCTCGGTTTCACCGTCGACATCTTGCCATCGGACCGTATTTCGCTCTCCTCCGGATTGAGCGTCACGAATTCGGCGTCCATCGCGACGAGCTCACCGGCACGGAAGATTTCACTGCGTCCGAGAGGCTTAAAACTGCCGGCGCTGTCGTCGTGCGtgtcggtttcggtcggtccgccTTCTTCGTTTGCCTCCAGACCCGTCACTAGCCGCCCATCATCGCCGTGCACGTCCTCGACGAACAGATCGTGCGTGAACGGGTTCATGTACTGTGCCGTAACCCGTTCCCGTATGGACTCACAGTCCGACGGCGGGAGTTCGGTGCTCACGGAGCTGGTGTTGGTGTAAAACAGGGCACACGGTACCTTCCAGTCCAGCGTGAACCAAACGGCTTCCTGCACGGTGACGGGCGAGATGCTAAAATCGTTAAAAATGTACCAaccaccggccgccgacgaggaCGTCGATTGTGACGGTTGCTTTAGCTCGTGGTAGCTGGCGGGAACGTGGATCAGTGACACGAGGTTACGCTGGGCTCCATCGTTGATGTAGCAAACCACGGCCGAAAGGTTGTACGTTTTGCTGACTTTCGGCCCCAATTCCGGTTCGGCTGCGGGAGCTACAAATAGTTCATATTAGGCCCAACTGTGGACAACTCTCGCCTCCCGCAAACTTACCGGTGGATGGTTTTTCGTCACCGGCCTCACCGGTTGGCGATACGGTGGAAGGTGGCTCCTGGGCACTGGGTGTAACCAGCACCGGTTCCCCGTGCGATGCCGTTCGCATCGAGTTTATTTCCAAATTCCGTTGCTCGTCCAGCAGCATCTGGAAGCTGAGCGGGAACCAGGACTTTTGCATTCCGTGTGTGACCCCGGAAGGGGCGGCCGAAATGACACACGGTGATGACTTGCTGTTGAAGCATGTGGGTTCGTTAGAGATTGAGTAGTGGCTGAGTAGTGGCCGCACTTACCGCGGATGAGCGAAATGACAATCGACTCGCGAACAGTTTGTTCCGTATCGGCACATTTTGGTGCTCGTGCTGGACCCATTGAAAGTGACCGGCCCTCCAGCAGCTGACTGATCGCCAGACACGGCGCTAGTCCCCGATCCAACCTGTCCCGTTGTCCCTGGCTGTTGCTGTGATGGGGCTGCTCCCTGCGCAGGCCGTGCCATTTGGCGCCGCAGATAGTCCAGCTCCTTCTCATTGTCCAGCCCGCAGTTGATCGACAAGATGGCGGGCAGATCGGTGACGCGTGATTTCTGATTGGTAGGTGTAAACTTGTTACACGTTTCGCACCAGGCCGGGGTCGTTTTCTCCACGCCGAGCGAGTGCTTCAGGATCGTGCCAAACGTGCCCTCGacgttgttggtggtggcggtcggGTAGAGCAGGTTGCACACGAGCAGCACATTGTCCTTCGCCCGAACGGTGTTGCACTTCAGGCAGCGGTGGGTCGTTTGTTGTTGCGTCCCGAACAGCCGGCTTATATCCGTTTCATCCTTTGCCGTGCTGCttcccgtttgttgttgttgttgttgttgctgctgctgctgttgctgttgctgcgtcGAACCGGAACCTGATTTTCCGCTTCCCAGATTGAGGATCTGGAACTTTTGCACACTATCGTGCTGATCGTGCCCGGAGCCGTACGGTGATTGTCCCGCCCCAAGCTGATGATGGCGCGGATGTTCGTAGAAGTGCATCGATTCGTTCTTTTTCATCGCCTCCAGCAACTCGTAGTGGATCTGGTGCAGCACGAAACGGTTCCAGTTTTGGATGAGGCTGATCAGATTGATGTTTGCACTATTCGATGCCCGGTCCGATGAAAGGATCAGCCCGAGGGCGGCCGCTTCCGGTACGGTGCGGAACGAACGCAAAAAGTTACTCGCCTGGCACGGGGAACTCGAACTGCCGACGTCGAGCATGTGAAACAGAAAGCCCAGTTCGCACGAAAGGCAAAACTCCTTCGAGCAGCAGTGCGCCAGGATGGCGGTGCGTAGCGGGACGATAAAGTACAGGACCTGTAGCATCGCGTTGCAGTAGGCGTTGGGCAGGTTCGCTTCGAGCCCAACGAAGCCGGTCTGATTGTACTGTTCAAAGTCGAAATCTTGACAGCCGAGTTTGCTGTACTTAACGTCCACCTTCCGGTAGCGCCGCGGAACGAGCCGCATTCCTTGTTGATCCGTTCCGAGTCCACCTGCGCCACCGCTACCACCGACgggcccaccaccggcagaACCTTTGGCCGATGAGTTGTGTGCGGCGGTGGTCGCGCTGGAACCGCTGCCGCCAGGCCCTCCGGAACCCGGCGCTCCGTCCACCAGGTACGGTATCTGATTGCGAAGGTAGGTGCGAGGATTCGGTGCGTAACCGATCGGTCCTTGCATCTTCATCGTGGAAAGGATTTgcgcatcgatcggtttcggtcgcCGGTACTCGTACGTGTTCATCCAAGCAGGCCAATCACTCaaccaccggtcgccggttgcTAGATGGGGCAGCAGTATCGACGACAGCGGAAAGTTGGTATCGGTGAGCGgaacgaacggtggcggtTCGATCGTGTCGGCGAATTCGGTGTCCCGCGAGTACGGATTGAACGCGAGCGTCGGTGTGTTGATCTTGACGGCCGAAATCAGGTTGATGTGCCCGGACTGGTCACCGAACACCATCGCTTGGTTCGAGGAACTAATGTCGAACGAAAGGCACTGTGATCCGGTGGTGTTAATCTGGAACATGCAAACCCGCGGTTCGCTCAGCTCCACCGTGTCGACCAGCTGCAGTTGGCCTTCCGGCGAAACGACTGCCAACCGGGAACAGTGGGAAGGCAGAAAGCGCAGTAGCTGAGGTTCGACCAGCAGCTGGATCGGTGACACGAGCCGCAACATACGCAGATCGTACACCATCAGAAACCGATCGATGGCGAGATTGCCCTGACGGCCACTGAACCCGCACGAGATGAGATAGTTTCCCTGCACGTCAAAGTCGGACAAACTGCCCGAGTGCGTCAGCAGTTCGTGCTCGATGGCCAGCGTGTTCGGGTCGCGCA
Coding sequences within it:
- the LOC128268601 gene encoding PAN2-PAN3 deadenylation complex catalytic subunit PAN2 isoform X2 — encoded protein: MDYVYMTTAAGGDPGNRGPEDIITLTMYDNDPTGVAVAEYPDAVAEYSAFNIGSAEPEFMEHSMILADGGDRFGVSTVCFDTQEELVWMGNQGGHVTSYYGGSMQKYTSFQVHTNEVVRQIATIEPGILALTPTSLRHQIRRGLPKFTFRSERMVDMVCMIEHAPARLLLGGHQSDMIEFDIGTASELSTSVQAGPDGCAILRRHSRYLCAGDAFGKIALRDPNTLAIEHELLTHSGSLSDFDVQGNYLISCGFSGRQGNLAIDRFLMVYDLRMLRLVSPIQLLVEPQLLRFLPSHCSRLAVVSPEGQLQLVDTVELSEPRVCMFQINTTGSQCLSFDISSSNQAMVFGDQSGHINLISAVKINTPTLAFNPYSRDTEFADTIEPPPFVPLTDTNFPLSSILLPHLATGDRWLSDWPAWMNTYEYRRPKPIDAQILSTMKMQGPIGYAPNPRTYLRNQIPYLVDGAPGSGGPGGSGSSATTAAHNSSAKGMRLVPRRYRKVDVKYSKLGCQDFDFEQYNQTGFVGLEANLPNAYCNAMLQVLYFIVPLRTAILAHCCSKEFCLSCELGFLFHMLDVGSSSSPCQASNFLRSFRTVPEAAALGLILSSDRASNSANINLISLIQNWNRFVLHQIHYELLEAMKKNESMHFYEHPRHHQLGAGQSPYGSGHDQHDSQQQQQQQQQQTGSSTAKDETDISRLFGTQQQTTHRCLKCNTVRAKDNVLLVCNLLYPTATTNNVEGTFGTILKHSLGVEKTTPAWCETCNKFTPTNQKSRVTDLPAILSINCGLDNEKELDYLRRQMARPAQGAAPSHTSTKMCRYGTNCSRVDCHFAHPRKSSPCVISAAPSGVTHGMQKSWFPLSFQMLLDEQRNLEINSMRTASHGEPVLVTPSAQEPPSTVSPTGEAGDEKPSTAPAAEPELGPKVSKTYNLSAVVCYINDGAQRNLVSLIHVPASYHELKQPSQSTSSSAAGGWYIFNDFSISPVTVQEAVWFTLDWKVPCALFYTNTSSVSTELPPSDCESIRERVTAQYMNPFTHDLFVEDVHGDDGRLVTGLEANEEGGPTETDTHDDSAGSFKPLGRSEIFRAGELVAMDAEFVTLNPEESEIRSDGKMSTVKPSHMSVARITCIRGQGDEEGVPFMDDYISTQEQVVDYLTKFSGIKPGDLDANFSNKRLTTLKNSYQKLRYLVDSGVVFVGHGLKNDFRVINIIVPPEQIVDTVHLFHLPHHRMVSLRFLAWQFLGIKIQSETHDSIEDARTALQLYKHYLRLQEKDEFSHALSTLYETGKKLQWKVPD
- the LOC128268601 gene encoding PAN2-PAN3 deadenylation complex catalytic subunit PAN2 isoform X1; the protein is MDYVYMTTAAGGDPGNRGPEDIITLTMYDNDPTGVAVAEYPDAVAEYSAFNIGSAEPEFMEHSMILADGGDRFGVSTVCFDTQEELVWMGNQGGHVTSYYGGSMQKYTSFQVHTNEVVRQIATIEPGILALTPTSLRHQIRRGLPKFTFRSERMVDMVCMIEHAPARLLLGGHQSDMIEFDIGTASELSTSVQAGPDGCAILRRHSRYLCAGDAFGKIALRDPNTLAIEHELLTHSGSLSDFDVQGNYLISCGFSGRQGNLAIDRFLMVYDLRMLRLVSPIQLLVEPQLLRFLPSHCSRLAVVSPEGQLQLVDTVELSEPRVCMFQINTTGSQCLSFDISSSNQAMVFGDQSGHINLISAVKINTPTLAFNPYSRDTEFADTIEPPPFVPLTDTNFPLSSILLPHLATGDRWLSDWPAWMNTYEYRRPKPIDAQILSTMKMQGPIGYAPNPRTYLRNQIPYLVDGAPGSGGPGGSGSSATTAAHNSSAKGSAGGGPVGGSGGAGGLGTDQQGMRLVPRRYRKVDVKYSKLGCQDFDFEQYNQTGFVGLEANLPNAYCNAMLQVLYFIVPLRTAILAHCCSKEFCLSCELGFLFHMLDVGSSSSPCQASNFLRSFRTVPEAAALGLILSSDRASNSANINLISLIQNWNRFVLHQIHYELLEAMKKNESMHFYEHPRHHQLGAGQSPYGSGHDQHDSVQKFQILNLGSGKSGSGSTQQQQQQQQQQQQQQQTGSSTAKDETDISRLFGTQQQTTHRCLKCNTVRAKDNVLLVCNLLYPTATTNNVEGTFGTILKHSLGVEKTTPAWCETCNKFTPTNQKSRVTDLPAILSINCGLDNEKELDYLRRQMARPAQGAAPSQQQPGTTGQVGSGTSAVSGDQSAAGGPVTFNGSSTSTKMCRYGTNCSRVDCHFAHPRKSSPCVISAAPSGVTHGMQKSWFPLSFQMLLDEQRNLEINSMRTASHGEPVLVTPSAQEPPSTVSPTGEAGDEKPSTAPAAEPELGPKVSKTYNLSAVVCYINDGAQRNLVSLIHVPASYHELKQPSQSTSSSAAGGWYIFNDFSISPVTVQEAVWFTLDWKVPCALFYTNTSSVSTELPPSDCESIRERVTAQYMNPFTHDLFVEDVHGDDGRLVTGLEANEEGGPTETDTHDDSAGSFKPLGRSEIFRAGELVAMDAEFVTLNPEESEIRSDGKMSTVKPSHMSVARITCIRGQGDEEGVPFMDDYISTQEQVVDYLTKFSGIKPGDLDANFSNKRLTTLKNSYQKLRYLVDSGVVFVGHGLKNDFRVINIIVPPEQIVDTVHLFHLPHHRMVSLRFLAWQFLGIKIQSETHDSIEDARTALQLYKHYLRLQEKDEFSHALSTLYETGKKLQWKVPD